One Prinia subflava isolate CZ2003 ecotype Zambia chromosome 8, Cam_Psub_1.2, whole genome shotgun sequence DNA window includes the following coding sequences:
- the ASXL1 gene encoding polycomb group protein ASXL1, whose translation MKEMKQRRKKERTWAEAARLVLENYSDAPMTPKQILQVIEAEGLKEMSGTSPLACLNAMLHSNSRGGDGLFYKLPGRISLFTLKKDALQWSRNLSVPEGEELEDTADAESCGSNEASTVSGDNDVSLDETSSNASCSTESQSKGPATRESYRTASQTSKQKKKTGVMLPRVVLTPLKVNGAHMESASGFTGRHADGESSSTSSSSSSSLALCKTSLRSRTEINRDPPQLLRGIRKPTTGQMKRNRGEDIDFETPGSILVNTNLRALINSRTFNALPSHFQQQLLYLLPEVDRQVGADGLMRLSGSALNNEFFTHAAQSWRERLADGEFTHEMQVRIRQEMEKEKRVEQWKEKFFEDYYGQKLGLTQEESQAQNSVQEDAENRTELPVKGEARLPRGPATRQRDGRFRKRSRADLRCRARRSLYRLRDPEHTEAPKEPAPVGPDPSLHKEPKPETDLKKDDLSSPSAAGLKAESTELHLSPEASKSNSKSEDPSLAAASRIPSLPQENSAQESKEQKRKSFEEAASASFPEKKPRLEDRQSFRNTIESVHPEKPQPTKEEPKVPPIRIQLSRIKPPWVVKGQPTYQICPRIIPSTEPSGRGRPGARTLADIKARALQARAQREAAAIGGGGGPGGGRGTDQGGGGGEPSGRSQHRRSKRAHGKRASDLQRAQLQSSVHLSAGKADSKGAAQEAGVNSCLSSRQDCSKSERSGIVGCATGSGDTQPGDGSARRPFCGARTASSLDNATPERQEESPEQLLCDPRTELPPCAVSQESTKLGCVVPVVTSLPCAGGQGAGVSPTGDRAVVELGDVGAPSIQLDYPSDVKQNSSSCPFPPELSPGVTERHDPEEVSGFRYNSSKTFLEKCVADNTSKMVTVGVKKVIPAVCDATQLQAGKGSDGKLSNEEQNAEALVQPSVHGNFVSQNRIDTSEKLLQPRERCPRTEPENTHQPLGETQELKRSGDEEIQSTHSETTDTASDWEGDMADENVEVEMCFRSVSCREVTGKGSSCHSSSEKRNGIRSKLSVETESPTCSGDLVAAPPQRWGTQKAKRLASSAQLVSSIETNNPLVMQLLKGKLPLEEVLPVSHVNIKLEIAQPVLQKQSESLSLQLDRGSGRYFGKESSPDVGIKASAQGRSDDVHSVKSSIGPQEKTCGSGAALPRAEGAEEQAVPEKHSKAGSTLGCQDQLANVASASLKGEDVDPRERTFSSCSFEEQEELPKVHRMPQHNPLTSVTASKSPEKLNTSTEPLFLSPAVTSLGPNQTGGASVNKNYGGVQGKKLFGSGFPSNPSMRLHCSRALDHGSAMRTLSPSKQIPLDKGCALGEGIPAAREEWTSKQHNSTPGGIRNEKVLVCGSPAKSNAENQGDVAQQPTEPAGHTQREPLVMDWPFFKFSRDPGKGQSHPLEPSSIPSQLNIKQAFYGKLSKLQLNSSSFNYSSNTPAFPRGLAGSVVQLTHKANFAASRNTALAVQMFADSSSVDEISFQCSCSLKAMIMCKGCGAFCHDDCIGPSKLCVLCLVVR comes from the exons atgaaggagatgaagcagaggaggaagaaggagcgCACGTGGGCCGAGGCCGCCCGCCTG gTGCTGGAAAATTACTCAGATGCTCCTATGACCCCAAAACAGATTCTGCAGGTCATAGAGGCTGAAGGTCTAAAGGAAATGAG TGGCACGTCTCCCCTGGCCTGCCTCAATGCCATGCTCCACTCCAATTCCCGGGGAGGGGATGGGCTCTTTTACAAACTGCCTGGACGCATCAGCCTTTTCACACTCAAG AAAGATGCCTTGCAATGGTCCCGGAACCTGTCAGTGCCAGAAGGGGAGGAACTGGAGGACACAGCAGATGCAGAAAGCTGTGGGTCCAATGAAGCCAGCACTGTGAGTGGTGACAATGATG TGTCTCTTGATGAAACTTCTTCTAACGCCTCGTGTTCCACTGAATCTCAGAGCAAGGGACCTGCTACCAGGGAGAGCTACAGAACTGCTTCCCAG AcaagcaaacagaagaaaaagacaggTGTGATGCTGCCACGGGTGGTGTTAACCCCACTGAAAGTAAATGGGGCACACATGGAGTCTGCCTCAG gtTTCACAGGAAGGCATGCTGatggagagagcagcagcacatccagcagcagcagcagctccttggcgCTGTGCAAAACCAGCCTGCGCAGTAGGACAGAGATAAACAGGGATCCTCCACAGCTGCTGAGGGGCATCCGAAAGCCCACGACTG GGCAAATGAAACGGAACAGGGGTGAGGATATCGACTTTGAAACCCCAGGCTCCATCCTTGTCAACACAAACCTGCGAGCGCTGATCAACTCCAGGACCTTCAACGCGCTTCCATCacacttccagcagcagctgctttacCTCCTGCCTGAAGTTGACAGACAG GTGGGGGCTGATGGGCTGATGCGCCTCAGTGGCAGTGCTCTGAACAACGAGTTCTTCACCCAcgctgcacagagctggagggagcGGCTCGCTGACG GTGAATTCACCCACGAAATGCAAGTTCGAATCCGacaggaaatggaaaaggaaaagagagtggAGCAATGGAAAGAGAAGTTCTTTGAGGACTACTATGggcaaaa GTTGGGCTTGACCCAGGAAGAATCCCAGGCACAGAATTCGGTGCAGGAGGATGCTGAGAACAGGACAGAGCTGCCTGTGAAAGGAGAGGCGAGGCTGCCGCGAGGGCCGGCCACGCGCCAGAGGGACGGGCGCTTCCGGAAGCGCTCCCGGGCCGACCTGCGGTGCCGGGCCAGGAGGAGCCTGTACAGACTGCGGGATCCTGAGCACACAGAGGCTCCCAAAGAGCCTGCTCCCGTGGGGCCAGATCCCTCCCTTCATAAAGAGCCAAAGCCTGAGACAGACCTGAAGAAAGATGATCTGAGCAGTCCCTCGGCCGCAGGACTGAAGGCAGAGAGTACCGAACTGCACCTCTCTCCAGAGGCTTCCAAATCAAATAGCAAATCAGAAGATCCATCAttggcagctgccagcagaattCCCAGTCTGCCCCAGGAGAACTCTGCTCAGGAGTCCAAGgagcagaagaggaaaagctTTGAGGAAGCTGCCTCTGCATCCTTCCCCGAAAAGAAGCCCCGGCTTGAAGATCGTCAGTCCTTTCGTAACACAATTGAAAGTGTTCACCCAGAAAAGCCACAGCCTACTAAAGAGGAGCCCAAAGTCCCACCCATCCGG attcAACTTTCACGTATTAAACCACCCTGGGTGGTTAAAGGTCAGCCCACTTACCAGATCTGCCCCCGGATCATCCCCAGCACGGAGCCCTccggccggggccgccccggggccCGCACCCTCGCAGACATTAAGGCCCGTGCTCTGCAAGCCCGAGCCCAGCGCGAGGCCGCCGCCATCGGAGgagggggcggccccggcggggggAGAGGCACCGACcaaggaggaggtggaggagaaCCCAGCGGCcgctcccagcacaggagatCCAAGAGAGCTCATGGAAAACGTGCGTCAGATCTACAGCGAGCACAACTACAGTCGTCTGTTCATCTGAGCGCGGGGAAGGCTGACTCCAAAGGGGCTGCGCAGGAAGCAGGCGTGAATTCCTGCCTCTCTTCCAGACAAGATTGCTCAAAAAGCGAAAGGAGCGGCATAGTGGGCTGTGCCACAGGGTCAGGGGACACTCAGCCTGGTGATGGGTCAGCCAGGAGGCCGTTCTGTGGTGCTCGGACTGCGTCATCCTTGGACAACGCGACTCctgagaggcaggaggagagtcctgagcagctcctctgtgacCCAAGGACCGAACTCCCCCCTTGTGCTGTGTCACAGGAGAGCACAAAGCTGGGATGTGTGGTTCCTGTGGTGACCAGTCTGCCGTGTGCTggggggcagggagctggggtcAGTCCCACGGGAGACAGGGCTGTGGTGGAACTTGGAGATGTTGGTGCTCCCTCCATACAGCTGGATTATCCTTCTGATGTAAAGCAAAATTCCTCCAGTTGTCCTTTTCCACCAGAATTGTCACCGGGTGTCACAGAACGCCATGATCCAGAGGAGGTGTCTGGTTTTAGATATAACAGCTCCAAAACTTTTCTGGAAAAGTGTGTTGCTGATAATACCTCCAAAATGGTGACTGTTGGAGTGAAGAAAGTGATCCCTGCGGTGTGTGACGCcacacagctgcaggcagggaaaggcagtgaTGGCAAACTGAGTAATGAGGAACAAAATGCAGAGGCTCTAGTGCAGCCCTCTGTGCATGGTAACTTTGTTTCTCAGAATAGGATAGATACCTCTGAAAaactcctgcagcccagggagaggTGCCCCAGAACCGAACCAGAAAACACACATCAGCCCCTGGGAGAGACACAGGAATTGAAGAGAAGCGGAGATGAAGAAATACAGAGTACACACAGTGAAACAACAGACACTGCTTCTGATTGGGAAGGGGACATGGCTGATGAGAATGTGGAGGTGGAGATGTGTTTCAGAAGTGTCAGCTGTAGGGAGGTGACTGGAAAAGGCTCttcctgtcacagcagcagtgagaagCGCAATGGGATTAGGTCAAAATTGTCCGTGGAGACCGAGAGTCCGACCTGTTCTGGGGACTTGGTTGCTGCCCCACCTCAGAGGTGGGGaacccagaaagccaaacgtctggccagctctgctcagctcgTGTCCTCCATCGAGACCAACAACCCTTTGGTGATGCAGTTGCTGAAGGGGAAGCTTCCACTGGAAGAAGTTCTCCCAGTGTCTCACGTCAACATCAAGCTGGAAATTGCACAGCCAGTGCTACAGAAGCAGTCAGAAAGCCTCTCCCTGCAACTGGACAGAGGCAGTGGGCGCTATTTTGGCAAAGAATCTTCTCCAGATGTAGGAATAAAGGCGAGTGCCCAAGGCAGGAGTGATGATGTTCACTCGGTGAAATCTTCCATAGGTCCCCAGGAAAAAACCTGTGGATCAGGGGCAGCATTGCCTAGAGCAGAGGGTGCAGAGGAACAGGCTGTCCCAGAAAAACATTCCAAAGCTGGCTCGACCTTAGGCTGCCAAGACCAACTGGCAAACGTGGCAAGTGCCTCTCTGAAGGGTGAAGATGTGGACCCTCgggaaagaacattttcttcgTGTAGCtttgaggagcaggaggagttGCCCAAGGTCCACCGCATGCCTCAGCACAACCCATTAACGAGCGTCACGGCAAGTAAAagcccagagaagctgaatACCTCTACAGAGCCTCTGTTTTTATCTCCAGCTGTAACTTCTCTTGGACCAAACCAGACAGGAGGTGCATCGGTCAATAAAAATTACGGTGGGGTTCAAGGCAAAAAGCTCTTTGGTTCTGGTtttccttccaaccccagcATGAGGCTGCATTGCTCCAGGGCTTTGGATCATGGCTCAGCCATGCGAACCTTGTCCCCCAGCAAACAGATTCCCTTGGACAAGGGCTGTGCATTGGGAGAAGGaatcccagctgccagggaggaATGGACTTCAAAGCAGCACAACAGCACCCCCGGAGGGATCAGAAATGAGAAGGTGTTGGTGTGTGGCAGCCCAGCCAAGAGTAATGCGGAGAACCAGGGGGATGTGGCCCAGCAGCCCACGGAACCggcagggcacacacagagagAGCCACTGGTCATGGACTGGCCCTTCTTTAAGTTTTCAAGGGATCCTGGAAAAGGACAGAGTCACCCTTTGGAGCCTTCATCCATCCCCTCTCAGCTCAATATCAAGCAAGCATTTTATGGGAAGCTTTCAAAGCTGCAGCTTAATTCCAGCAGCTTCAATTATTCATCCAACACTCCGGCTTTCCCCCGAGGCCTTGCTGGGAGCGTGGTGCAGCTCACCCACAAAGCGAACTTTGCTGCGAGCCGGAACACGGCCCTGGCTGTGCAGATGtttgctgacagcagcagcgTGGACGAGATCTCGTTCCAGTGCTCGTGCAGCCTCAAAGCCATGATCATGTGCAAAGGCTGCGGCGCCTTCTGCCACGACGACTGTATAGGACCCTCAAAGCTCTGTGTATTGTGCCTTGTGGTGAGATAA